The DNA region GCGAACCAAACCAGCCATCATTGGCTCGCGAAAGCATTGGAGTGCCCGGCTCGGTAATCTCAAAGCCGGGACGTTGGGCATCGTCATCCTGATAGAGATACTGACTGGAGAAGATGCCGCCAGGTTCGTGTTTGCGTTGCATGCCACAGTGGGCACACAAAGCCCCTGGCTGATCCTCAAGCAATTGTTCTGGTTGTTCTTCCCCACTTTGGGCACTCACATGATACCGCACGGGCTGATAGATTAAGGCGCAGACAAAAGAATGCAACGAGATGGCCGCAAACAATAAGACAGTCGCCTGGACACCATAGATGCTAAGCAGATGTGTGACCAAATGGGGCAGAAATATCGGTCCCAGTCCAGTTATGGTCCACGAGAAGCCGGCTGCTTTACGTCGCTTCTTCTGAAAATACGTATTTATGGCTAGCGATGAAGATGACACACTGATGCCCATGCCGAAGCCTGAAAACAGGAGAATTTAAATACATCATGCACTTAAGTTCATGCTCTGATCTTACCAAAGAGCATAGCATAGGTGACCATAAAGCCCAAGAAGGTGTTACAAAAGGCAGTTAGGGCAATGCCACTTGATATTAGTAGTGACCCCGTCATGCCCACCTGACGAAACGTGAATCTACGGAACATTGGACCATTCAGGAGACCCGTACAGGCCGAGATGGCCGAATGTGTATTCACAATGGACGTAATCTGTGAGTTGCTCAAGTTCACCTCACTCAGTCGGTCTTTGAACAGAAAGCCAAACTGCTGCAGACACGGAAAAATCGATAACTGTTCGTAGGAAAAACGATTAgttgaaaaaaataattaataatattttatttctaatCATTTTTACCTACATTGGAAATGCCGGCCGCAACACAAACGACCCACGCCCAGCCACCATCAGGAGCCACAAAATTCGAGCCCAAATCACTTTTGTTCTTCCTGTTGTAGTAACGCAAACGGACTTTGCTAGTCAAAGGACGAGTTGTATCCTGATAGACCTTCTTCTTCGATTCATCCATAGTTCTGTAATAAAAGCTTTCAGTTGTCAGTCTCCTAGTTTAGTACTCACTGTAGTACTTACAATTTTTGTCGATATCTGCGTATGTTGACTCAAAAATTCAAAGTAGCCGCGTTACGAAACTGAAATTAGCAAATTTCTTATATAGTAAAGACAGATTTCAggtttttcattaaaaatatatttgttttctaaTCAAAATTTAGTCCACAGAAAATATACGGCATTTGATTGGTAgcttataattatataatatgAAACACTTATTTTTCCTTATCGAAAGTCAATCGAAAAATTCGGCAAAAAGGTCGCCAAAAATCAACCTACATTCTCTAATAgatttcttttgaaatttaGCATGTTAATAAATTTTGCCCAAACAACCAACAAGCAGGTTACACAAATCTTTTTGCTGCATACTTCTAGGCatacaaatttaatattttccacATGTGAACCTCAATTTGCAAAGTTGACTTTAAAACcactttaaattaaaattataagcTAATAACTCAATTCTAAGAGAAAtgaatttaaagaaaatgaatttaaattcattcaaaAATGCTTCTGAAATGGAGTTCAAATCTATATGAGTTAAGTAAGTTATGGTTTAGGGAAATCTTTTTATATCTCGCGCATTtcagattattattattagtatatttaaatgatacaacatttttgcatgATTTAGGTAATCTGCTAGCAATTTCTTATTTCTATTATTGTTGACTGTTTTCCTTTGTTCAGAGAAACGTGATTTCTGGTCTAGCCCAGTTTGCTTATCAGTATGGAAGTCACACAATATATGacgatttgttttttttgttcataaCGACAATGTGATGAACTTTATTAGAAACAATTAAacgaaaattaataaatgaatcTCGATTTTGTTATACTTCTATTGATTTATTGCCTTgggtatttttataaaaagtgAAAGACTCTAATTCCCATATACTTCCACTGAagaatttataaatttgtatattaaaactacgcttaaatatttatatttcaaaatgaaattaactgaaatgaaattgaactgaatcaaaaacttgaaaaatgatttgtttttttttatcgaatGCAAGTATTctatttatttgtatgtaactaaatataaatgtttattggTTTACTTTTTGAGAGCAAGCCCATTTTTTGTGTCATGTTTAACTGTTAGGCAATTTTggcaataaaacaaaaatattggcTAATTCGTCTTATCAGTACGTACACATGTGACAAATAGAGATTCCGCTTTGTTGATATATGATACTAAAAAGAAAACGGcataaacaaaaccaaaagaaactgaatgttttttcaaaatattacaCATACGACATGTTGTCGCAAAAAAGATAACCAACCAACCCGGCTCTATGtcaatttctatatattccTTAGCATGGCAACAAATCCTCCAAAACTTTAATTGAATTGTTTATAAGATTTATTAGCATGTATACAAAGATTGTGCTTGATTGGAAAACTTTTAGTCACTAATTTAGTTGATTTGCTATGAGAAGAGAGGAAAGAGTCTTTTCCAGAATATTCAAATCACCAGGCTCTTCTTAAGATCACGTGTATAAGGATTACTTTGACTTCAATAACGAAAAACATTATTTCTTACTCACTTTCTTCCGATTTGTAAGCCAAACACTTCGCCTCAACAGTAGGCACTCTACTAACTAGACCATTCTAAAGGGCCAAGCACAATTTGTGGTCTAAAGGCGATTTCCAAGAGGATGGAATGCACAAATCACGAAATTGATTATGTTTGATTGTGGCTCACCATCTATCAACTCACTCACTTAACTTCAATTAGTCGATAATAATTGTAGCACAAATATCTCTATATATCAAGATAGTGAGAAATTAATCCATCGATAGCATCGATAAGATAGCGATTGACTTGGTTATTCCCTTTATAAAAGGTTTCCCACTGATTAAGATCACAATTTGGCTAATACAAGTGGTTAAATGGAGAATATCATGAATATTATTCAAACTTGTCTATATAGAAGTTGTTATTGGTATACATACTtacaagtgtgtgtgtgtgtgtgtgtgtgtgtggcttgTGTGTAACTGTGAGTGTATATTTGGGGTATATAAAGTCAACATCTTTCCGATAACAAATCACTTGAATGAAATGCATAACAGAGATCGAGAGCATAAAGGAAACGGATaaatttgcattatttttttgttcactgTTTTAATCTGTTTGCTTTCGCTGCATGCAAAACTTGGCAACAGATTTCtgaaatagaaaacaaaacaaaaacagaaaaaaaaaagaaaatttcaagtGTAGTACTTTGGCTTTGACATTTTAATTGCAGCAgctatttatgtattttttatatatattttttttttgtttttaacacAATTGATAACCACGATAAAAATgatgcaaatatttcaagttcAAGACGTAACTTACGAGTGAACTAATTTAGACGACTAAAACAATAGTTAGACAAACTAAACGCGATGCCAAACCGATGACCAACTAGTTAGAGCGAGCTCCTACAGCCCATGCGGCTCTCTCAACGAAGACCAACTAAAAACTTATGGGCCGGGAGATTGGCGATTGCGACTGCGACTGCGACTGCTTTTGGTCAACTATAGTATAAGTATATGTACTTtctatatacctacatatgtatgtacatatgtatgtgaatAATATggcaacaagagcaacaaccaCGTTGTCGTTGAAATCTAACAGCGTGCGCCCCCAACAAGATTAGCTGAATTACACAAATTCTGTAAACAGAATAGAACATTTTTCGATTATCTACAAATTCTCAGGCTAATCGAGACTGATTAGCCATTTACCGTTTTCTAGTTTCGAGATTGGATATTGGAAACATTTCTTAAAGAGAAGTGAAATACTCGTTAAAATGTCTTGCTGAAATCGAGCCTACATGGCGGATGAGTAATAATTTTGACTAAACGATTAGATGTTGTTAATCATGTATGATTTTGGCCAATTTATTGACTTCAGTTAATCTGAATATACCAGATAGTTGTTCCAGATATCCTTTTATCCCTCGTGCTCGCTGCTAACTGAGTTTTTAGAAACTTCTTTAGCCTGTCCTTTAGAGTCCTCCATCAGTTATTAGTTGGAAAACTTAACTTTAAATCTTTGAATACCCAAATTCAAACAAAGTAAACAAATTTAGCTCATTATTAAGTTGTGTTTAATACCTAAATACATTTAATTACAATACTAATTTATCATACAAGGtgtaaaatgaaatttcaccaaaaaaaaaaacttaatttaatatacatagaaatttatttaagattACACATCCAGAGTACCTTTAAGTACGAGCTTAGCCAAGTTGCTGATGCTCAAGGAATAtttaactctctctctctctctttctttctttctttctcagATATGGCCTGATTTTAATCTCGCAAAGCCTGCTGTTTCATCTCAGACTGTCTAAATAAGTATGTTTAAGAAGCTCAATTATTCATGGTGGACCAGTTAGTCCTGACAGGGGATTACGCGCCCAATCCTGTAGAGGGTTTGCCCAGCATGCGGCGAACAACCGATTCGAGGAGCCAAAGTAGCAGGGCCACTGCAGTCAAAGTATTAATGGCATGGATGGTTGCCGTATAGCCGTAGGCATTAGTGAgaatacctaaaaaaaaagaacgaatCGAAGATCTTTGATTAATTCGCTGCTCTTGTGATGACCAAAAAGGCTGTGGAACTTACCCAAGACGGGACCCATAACTAGCGAAAACATGGTGTTAAAGATCAACTGGAGACCCGAGGCGGCTGGCAAACGTTTCAATGGCACATAGCTGGGTATAATCAGGGGCGAGAATATGGTGCGGAATCCTTTGCCAAAACCAATCATGATAAAAACAGCCAAAATGACATTGTAGGAACTGGTGAGGGTGACAATGACACGACCCACAGCAATGCACATAATGCCAAAGGCGAAGAGCACTCGATTGTCCAGTTTCACCTTCTCGAGGGCCAGCGGGGCCAGGAAACGCACAGAGATGTCCATAGCAGCTAGCAGTGACATGGCCAGCGAAATTTGTGGATCGGTATAGCCAAAGCTATTCAAAATGAAAGGCGTTAGCACCGAGAAGTTCATTTCGCCAAACATCATCACACTCATGCCAACGGCGAGATTGACAAATGTTAGATCCTGCACCAAATCGAGATCGAAGAATTTGTTGACCTTCTGGCAGAAGGTCATGCGGCTCTTGGCCTCCTCTTCGGCCTGCTCGGCAGCCTCCAATTCGAGACGCTCCTGTTTCAGGGCTTCGGCGGATTTTTGCAGCAAGACCTTATCCTCGGCGCAGGTGCAACGCAGCAGCTCCTGATCGTGTCCAGATTTCGAATAGACACTCATCTTGCTGGCATAACGCTCCATGTCTTCGCGTTCGCGATTAAAGTAATTTGGCTTATACAACGATGTCTGGCCTGGCGTTTCCACATCATCGCCACCGCGATGACCGTTGGCCTCCAATCTATCCAGATTCTCACGACTCCGCCCCGTGGTCGAGAGTTGACGCATCAAGGCCTGCCTACTGCGATAGCGAGCTCCATTGGCATGTTCTGAGGTCAGGGACATTTTGGAGCCAAACCAACCATCGTTGGCCCGGGCCAGCATGGGTGTTCCCGGCTCTGTGATCTCATAGCCCGGCCTCTCGGGATCGTCGACATTGAACAGATACTGGGACGAGAAGATGCCGCGTTTGCCTCGCTTCTGATACTGACAATATTTGCACTCATAGTCAGCCAGAGGATCGGTGTTTGGGGCCAGCAGATTGCCGTTTGCCTCCAAAAGCTCTGACTGAGGCTCCTTCTCCTCATTCGTGGCCGGGATCGCAGTCTTGGGCTTCTTGGCCACATGCCACAGCACCGGCTGCAACATCATGGCGCAGAGTATTGCATTCATGCAAATGCCCGAATACACCAGAATGCTGACGAATGAGCCATAGTAGCTCATCAACAGGGTCGACACATGGGGGAAGATGATCGGTCCCAGGCCGGTTATTGTCCACGTAAAGCCAGTGGCACGACGACGTTTCTGCTTGAAGTATGTGTTCAC from Drosophila willistoni isolate 14030-0811.24 chromosome XL unlocalized genomic scaffold, UCI_dwil_1.1 Seg141, whole genome shotgun sequence includes:
- the LOC6641297 gene encoding uncharacterized protein LOC6641297 is translated as MDESKKKVYQDTTRPLTSKVRLRYYNRKNKSDLGSNFVAPDGGWAWVVCVAAGISNLSIFPCLQQFGFLFKDRLSEVNLSNSQITSIVNTHSAISACTGLLNGPMFRRFTFRQVGMTGSLLISSGIALTAFCNTFLGFMVTYAMLFGFGMGISVSSSSLAINTYFQKKRRKAAGFSWTITGLGPIFLPHLVTHLLSIYGVQATVLLFAAISLHSFVCALIYQPVRYHVSAQSGEEQPEQLLEDQPGALCAHCGMQRKHEPGGIFSSQYLYQDDDAQRPGFEITEPGTPMLSRANDGWFGSRQSLASSRLRFRTVSSGKDLEHTPLDEEQQHPTEEFLRPNNFRRERQESLTCCKCSALHELTRPQMETNNNQEKFQQEVEKEREISFLQKVITFFDLDLLKDFTYVNLVAGLTIINFAELNFSILMPFILADFGFDTSQITLSISLLAGLDICMRFLVPFFTEKIPWDNRVFFLIGVIGLALGRTVVACTRSYNVILGCFAWIGICKGVRTIFWPLIIPGHVPLVRLPGASGLQLLISGLFTLFCGPFVGMVRDRYDYSVTLHCLDALSFIAATCWILEALIRRRRQRKDVVEDSNS
- the LOC6641298 gene encoding uncharacterized protein LOC6641298 — encoded protein: MEKSNLTEKNQASVYKDTTKPKKPKRRDKSDLGPDFVAPDGGWGWVVCVAAGMSNFCLFPALQQYGLIYRDRMQGLGFSPKETTSIVNVVMAVSSLVGIVNGAMFRRFTFRQVALTGTSLACVGIFASAFCTTFVQYCIFLSCIYGIGLGLSMAATSLAVNTYFKQKRRRATGFTWTITGLGPIIFPHVSTLLMSYYGSFVSILVYSGICMNAILCAMMLQPVLWHVAKKPKTAIPATNEEKEPQSELLEANGNLLAPNTDPLADYECKYCQYQKRGKRGIFSSQYLFNVDDPERPGYEITEPGTPMLARANDGWFGSKMSLTSEHANGARYRSRQALMRQLSTTGRSRENLDRLEANGHRGGDDVETPGQTSLYKPNYFNREREDMERYASKMSVYSKSGHDQELLRCTCAEDKVLLQKSAEALKQERLELEAAEQAEEEAKSRMTFCQKVNKFFDLDLVQDLTFVNLAVGMSVMMFGEMNFSVLTPFILNSFGYTDPQISLAMSLLAAMDISVRFLAPLALEKVKLDNRVLFAFGIMCIAVGRVIVTLTSSYNVILAVFIMIGFGKGFRTIFSPLIIPSYVPLKRLPAASGLQLIFNTMFSLVMGPVLGILTNAYGYTATIHAINTLTAVALLLWLLESVVRRMLGKPSTGLGA